A window of the Cannabis sativa cultivar Pink pepper isolate KNU-18-1 chromosome X, ASM2916894v1, whole genome shotgun sequence genome harbors these coding sequences:
- the LOC133032587 gene encoding uncharacterized protein LOC133032587, translating to MTNSPNNPPTPPPSPSTTTTTTTDTKLEPSSPLLSLPPATVNTLTNLSSSSSSDDSSTINPSTVPNPKSEPEPEPEPKPKPQTTTIAAATTVVTAPIEKKYDPSELLSPPGFPPLPSQPQLSTPARVASSVNPSNVSLVPNIRHVRPSTGKLVQFVRRPKLPIISVAKTAASTATTAASSALVAPVPNTPSSIRPGQVVSIRRPPPPLPPPFTSRSTPSTVTSTTPLRLSSQQAGGGLTTISSIEPASDNNNNNQQQGQGVVPTTTLSMAFPPPPNPNPNPPSFPVIHTISGSEARAILCPNRHRRSGSFVPILSRATTTQPLNPTPISSLPPIINDHHHHRQITPPALVPQFPPFTRGVLSGSILVPASSAGASSGSGGGDNKGKNVMVSDNGDEEILKMNNNNKNKRKFVEIEVNEDALMPVCNICEKDFQSWRLLFEHMRSHNTERDWPGCFPPPINLPQQLIPQGEEELAATAGSDETKSESGSGRNVTGFDLNLPGGLAEIPEEDEDDDDIIDVVGGVEETGSTTGFDLNQLPPPDESESEPVIFVHVIESDDDEGDEGDGDGDGDNHGGDNNNVQAEDDPDFNIDSSLSSTSTSDCDDCDCDEDSIDEEDDDDDDDDDDDI from the exons ATGAccaactctccaaacaatcctCCTACTCCTCCTCCTTCTCcttccaccaccaccaccaccaccaccgacACTAAGCTTGAACCCTCCTCTCCACTACTGTCGCTACCTCCGGCGACGGTGAATACTCTCACAAacttatcatcatcatcttcatctgATGATTCTTCAACCATTAATCCATCCACTGTGCCAAACCCTAAGTCTGAGCCTGAGCCTGAGCCTGAGCCTAAACCAAAACCACAAACCACCACCATAGCCGCTGCCACCACTGTTGTGACTGCCCCTATTGAAAAGAAATATGATCCTTCAGAACTGTTAAGCCCACCAGGCTTCCCTCCGTTACCATCTCAGCCTCAGCTTTCAACTCCTGCTAGGGTGGCTTCTTCTGTGAACCCATCTAATGTGTCTCTTGTCCCAAACATTCGTCATGTTCGGCCTAGTACTGGAAAATTAGTACAATTTGTACGCCGCCCAAAACTACCAATAATTTCGGTGGCTAAGACGGCTGCCTCCACCGCCACCACCGCTGCCAGCTCAGCACTTGTTGCTCCTGTTCCAAACACTCCTTCTTCTATTCGGCCTGGACAAGTGGTTAGTATAAGACGcccaccaccaccactaccaCCGCCTTTTACCAGTCGATCAACGCCAAGTACTGTGACTAGTACTACTCCTCTTCGTCTTAGTAGCCAACAAGCTG GAGGGGGCCTAACTACTATTTCATCAATTGAGCCTGCtagtgataataataataataatcaacaaCAAGGGCAAGGAGTAGTACCAACAACAACTTTGTCTATGGCTTTTCCTCCTCCTCCTAATCCTAATCCTAATCCTCCTTCATTTCCTGTGATTCATACAATTAGCGGTAGTGAAGCACGAGCTATACTATGCCCAAACAGACACAGAAGGTCGGGTTCTTTTGTTCCAATTCTTAGTCGTGCTACTACTACTCAACCACTGAACCCTACTCCTATATCTTCACTACCACCAATAATAAatgatcatcatcaccatcgcCAGATTACTCCTCCTGCTCTTGTTCCTCAATTTCCTCCATTTACTAGAGGTGTGTTGAGTGGATCGATTCTTGTACCTGCAAGTTCTGCTGGAGCTAGTAGTGGTAGTGGTGGGGGCGATAACAAGGGTAAGAATGTAATGGTGTCAGATAATGGTGATGAAGAAATATTGaagatgaataataataataaaaataaaaggaagTTTGTTGAGATTGAGGTCAATGAAGATGCTTTAATGCCGGTTTGCAACATTTGTGAGAAGGATTTTCAATCATGGAGATTACTATTTGAACACATGAGGTCACATAATACTGAAAGAGATTGGCCTGGATGTTTTCCTCCTCCTATTAATCTTCCCCAACAACTAATTCCCCAAG GTGAAGAAGAATTGGCAGCAACAGCAGGTAGTGATGAGACTAAGTCAGAAAGTGGATCAGGTAGGAATGTTACAGGTTTTGATCTTAATTTGCCAGGAGGATTAGCTGAGATtccagaagaagatgaagatgatgatgatattATTGATGTAGTAGGAGGAGTTGAGGAAACTGGATCCACCACGGGTTTTGATCTAAACCAGTTGCCTCCTCCTGATGAATCTGAATCTGAACCTGTAATATTTGTTCATGTAATTGAATCTGATGATGATGAAGGTGATGAAGGTGATGGTGATGGTGATGGTGATAATCATGGTGGTGATAATAATAATGTACAAGCTGAAGATGATCCTGATTTTAATATTGACAGTAGTCTTAGTAGTACTAGTACTAGTGATTGTGATGACTGTGATTGTGATGAAGACAGtattgatgaagaagatgatgatgatgatgatgatgatgatgatgatatatGA
- the LOC115702611 gene encoding phosphoinositide phosphatase SAC7: protein MMERADSGQKLYSRMRLWELPDQYVIEPTDGTSAPYLSINRLDASLSFIDELPESSSVRAPKIQTIYGVVGMVKLLTGSYLIVITDRQCVGTYLGHTIFKVLSLKVFPCDHSLQNSDAQHKKMEAEFSALLNIVEKTSGLFFSYETNLTLSVQKLHDLGGESKLLPLWRQAEPRFLWNNYMLEVLIDNKLDPFLLPVIQGSFQHFQAAIGKDVIDVTLISRRCTRRNGTRMWRRGADPDGYVANFVETEQIVQLNGYTASFVQVRGSIPLLWEQVVDLTYKPKFELVKVEDAPKIAERHFLDLRKKYGAVLAVDLVNKHGGEGRLCEKFAAAMQPISSDDVRYLHFDFHKICGHVHFERLSILYEQISDFLDRNGYFLLNEKADKMKEQLGVVRSNCIDCLDRTNVTQSMIGRKMLECQLRRLGIFGADETISSHSNFDESFKIMWANHGDDISIQYSGTPALKGDFVRYGQRTVHGILKDGWNSLARYYLNNFQDGAKQDAIDLLQGHYIVSVSRDISPSPQKGGLEAVASFPLAFAFVLVGFLFATMSLRQVRYDLRHLFFSIMWASLSVALAAFVRANGRIFCNRPRLHRPRH from the exons ATGATGGAGCGAGCAGATTCAGGGCAGAAGCTCTACTCACGCATGAGGCTATGGGAGCTTCCCGATCAGTATGTTATTGAACCAACCGATGGAACTTCAGCTCCTTATCTCTCTATCAATCGACTCGATGCTTCTCTAAGCTTCATTG ATGAGCTTCCTGAATCCAGTTCTGTTCGAGCCCCAAAAATTCAGACGATTTACGGTGTTGTTGGCATGGTCAAGCTCCTCACTGGCTCCTACTTGATCGTCATTACGGATCGTCAATGTGTTGGAACTTATTTGGGTCATACAATCTTTAAGGTTTTGTCTTTGAAGGTTTTTCCTTGTGATCATTCTCTTCAAAATTCTGATGCCCAACATAAGAAGATGGAAGCTGAGTTTTCTGCTCTCCTCAATATTGTTGAAAAGACTTCTGGTTTGTTTTTCTCTTATGAAACGAATCTAACTCTCAG TGTACAGAAATTGCATGATTTGGGAGGTGAATCTAAGTTGCTTCCTCTTTGGAGACAG GCAGAACCTAGGTTTTTGTGGAACAATTATATGTTGGAAGTACTCATAGATAACAAG CTTGATCCCTTCTTGCTTCCTGTTATCCAAGGGA GCTTCCAACACTTTCAAGCAGCAATAGGGAAGGATGTAATTGATGTCACTCTGATTTCTAGGAGATGCACGAGGAGAAATG GCACTCGTATGTGGAGAAGAGGAGCTGATCCAGATGGTTACGtggcaaattttgtagaaaCTGAGCAAATTGTGCAGTTGAATGGGTATACAGCCTCATTTGTGCAG GTTCGGGGTTCAATTCCATTGCTTTGGGAGCAAGTAGTGGATTTGACATACAAGCCCAAATTTGAGCTTGTTAAAGTAGAGGATGCT CCCAAAATAGCAGAGCGACATTTTTTGGACTTAAGGAAGAAATATGGGGCCGTTTTAGCTGTTGATcttgtcaacaag CACGGAGGTGAGGGACGCTTGTGCGAAAAGTTTGCAGCTGCCATGCAACCTATCAGTAGTGATGACGTgag ATATTTGCATTTCGATTTTCATAAAATTTGCGGGCATGTTCATTTTGAGCGCTTGTCTATTCTCTACGAACAAATTTCTGATTTTCTCGACAGAAATGG GTATTTCTTGTTGAATGAAAAGGCTGATAAAATGAAGGAACAGCTTGGAGTTGTTAGAAGCAATTGTATAGATTGCTTAGACCGTACAAATGTTACACAG AGCATGATAGGTCGAAAGATGTTGGAATGCCAACTTAGGAGGCTTGGTATTTTCGGTGCTGACGAGACTATTAGCTCCCATTCAAACTTTGATGAAAGCTTTAAGATCA TGTGGGCTAACCATGGGGATGACATAAGCATTCAATACTCCGGTACTCCTGCTTTGAAAGGAGATTTTGTCAG ATATGGCCAGAGAACAGTTCATGGAATTCTCAAGGATGGATGGAATTCCCTTGCACGCTACTATCTAAACAACTTTCAGGATGGAGCAAAGCAG GATGCAATTGATCTTCTGCAAGGACATTACATTGTTTCGGTCAGCCGAGACATAAGTCCCTCGCCTCAAAAAGGAGGCCTAGAGGCTGTAGCC TCATTTCCACTGGCTTTCGCATTCGTTTTGGTTGGCTTCCTGTTTGCGACCATGTCACTTAGACAAG TTCGGTACGACCTTCGACACTTATTCTTTTCAATAATGTGGGCAAGCCTCAGCGTGGCCTTAGCAGCATTTGTGAGGGCCAACGGGCGGATTTTCTGCAACCGCCCTCGTCTACACAGGCCACGCCATTAA
- the LOC115702616 gene encoding dirigent protein 19, with protein sequence MASPLPKYLLLLPLMLALFPIEIISTSHHHHHHSHIKSLHFALFQHETINKTGYIIVNGVAGPDTSQTTTPFGTLFAFQDPMTVTPSTSSKVLGIAEGTSITSGLDGLRSISIAKITLNLKNHRGSISVVGGTHNIKPSDHPVVGGTGDFTFVQGYVRSSPVNLKGITVTYKIEFHLYWPPYATQLLQAA encoded by the coding sequence ATGGCTTCTCCTCTCCCAAAATACTTACTTCTTCTACCTCTGATGTTAGCTCTTTTCCCTATCGAAATCATCTCCACCtctcaccaccaccaccaccatagCCATATCAAGTCCCTTCACTTTGCTCTCTTCCAACACGAAACCATAAACAAAACAGGGTACATCATAGTGAATGGGGTGGCTGGACCTGATACTAGTCAGACAACAACACCATTTGGCACCCTATTTGCTTTCCAGGATCCCATGACCGTGACGCCCAGCACGTCTTCAAAAGTACTGGGAATCGCAGAAGGAACCTCCATCACATCCGGCTTAGATGGGCTTCGAAGCATTTCCATTGCCAAGATCACCTTGAATCTGAAGAACCACAGGGGTTCGATTTCGGTTGTTGGTGGCACACACAATATTAAGCCTTCGGATCATCCTGTGGTTGGCGGTACAGGGGACTTCACCTTCGTCCAAGGCTACGTAAGATCCTCACCGGTCAATCTCAAAGGCATCACTGTCACTTACAAGATTGAATTTCACCTGTACTGGCCTCCATATGCCACTCAGCTTCTTCAAGCTGCTTAG
- the LOC115702614 gene encoding dehydrodolichyl diphosphate synthase 6: METISGKIGQLYGGLTKFVMKCLFRVISVGPVPEHIAFIMDGNRRYAKKQNERTIAGHKAGYSSLISMLGYCYELGVKYVTVYAFSIDNFKRSPEEVECLMDLMLEKMKGFLEHESIVHQYGIRVYFIGNLKLLNEPVRVAAEKVMKATAKNNKANLLVCVAYTSCDEIVHAIQESCQSKIYDIQTRNGSSDKKMNGFVVHGGLEEHEDKPKNHEAKPCNGLIEESEVCEKQMNLPTLKLVDIEKHMYMAVAPDPDIVIRSSGETRLSNFLLWQTANCPLYSPTALWPELGLWHLVWAVLNFQRSYQYLEKNKKKI, encoded by the coding sequence ATGGAGACAATAAGTGGAAAGATAGGCCAACTATATGGAGGATTAACTAAATTTGTAATGAAATGTTTGTTCAGGGTTATATCTGTTGGTCCGGTGCCTGAACATATCGCCTTTATCATGGATGGTAACCGAAGGTACGCCAAGAAGCAGAACGAGCGCACGATAGCTGGCCATAAAGCAGGCTATTCATCGCTCATCTCTATGCTAGGCTACTGTTATGAGTTGGGAGTGAAGTATGTAACAGTATATGCCTTTAGCATTGACAATTTCAAGAGAAGCCCCGAAGAAGTTGAGTGTTTAATGGATCTGATGCTCGAAAAGATGAAGGGGTTTCTCGAGCATGAAAGTATTGTGCACCAATATGGTATTCGGGTATATTTTATTGGTAATTTGAAACTGTTGAATGAGCCTGTGAGAGTTGCTGCTGAGAAAGTCATGAAAGCTACTGCCAAAAACAACAAGGCTAATCTTTTGGTTTGTGTGGCCTATACGTCGTGTGATGAGATCGTTCATGCTATTCAAGAATCCTGCCAATCCAAAATTTATGACATTCAAACAAGAAATGGCAGCAGTGATAAGAAGATGAATGGTTTTGTTGTTCATGGCGGTCTTGAAGAACACGAAGATAAGCCAAAGAATCACGAAGCTAAACCTTGCAATGGCTTGATAGAAGAAAGTGAAGTATGTGAGAAGCAAATGAATCTTCCGACTCTAAAGTTAGTAGATATAGAGAAGCACATGTACATGGCAGTAGCTCCTGATCCAGACATTGTGATACGAAGTTCAGGCGAAACCCGTCTGAGTAATTTCCTTCTTTGGCAAACTGCCAACTGTCCATTGTATTCTCCTACTGCTCTGTGGCCTGAGTTGGGTTTATGGCACTTGGTTTGGGCAGTTCTTAACTTCCAGCGAAGCTACCAATATTTGGAGAAGAACAAGAAAAAGATATAA